Genomic window (Kangiella profundi):
TACTCCATCACGAATGTGATAGATTCGTTTAAAAGTTGGAATGATTTTTTCATCATGGGTTACAACAATAATGGCTGTTTCAAATTTCTTTGCCATGTCATTCAGAATTTTTATCACAGCCAATGCTCGCTCACTGTCCAGCGGTGCTGTTGGTTCATCCGCCAAAATTACAGGGGGCCGATTAACTAGACCTCTGGCTATGGCAACCCTTTGTTGCTCGCCACCGGATAGTTGTGAGGGCATGGCCTTCGCTCTATGTTGAACATCAAGTGCTTCTAACAATGCTAAAGCACTACTTCGAGCTTGCTTATTTGCCACTCCTGCCAACATTGGTGGCAGTGCGACGTTATCGGTCACATCCAGAAAAGGAATCAGATACGGTGCCTGAAAAACAAAGCCGATTTTGTCTCGTCGCAAAGCTCGAATATCTCTCACTTTCCATTCGTCATCGTAAATGACTTCATCGCCCAGAATCATTGTTCCTGCCGAAGGCTCAATCACGGCTCCCAAACATTTAAGCAAGGTGCTTTTTCCTGAACCGGATGGACCAATTAATCCAACCACCTCGCCAGGCGCAACGACCATGTCGACCTCTTTTAGCGCATCAACAGCCGTGTCTCCCGAACCATATCGCTTTCTTAATCCTTCGATACGAATACCTTTACCGCTCATCCTAACCTCCCACCGCTTCTGCCGGATCAACTTTCAGTGCGGCCCGAATGGCAATAATGCTCGATAAAATACAAATGATGACCACAGCAACAAACCCTGCTGCCGAGTCCATGGGTTCCAGCAACACATATTTTGGAAAAGCCGGTGCACCAAAGGTCGCTGAAATCTTCCCAACGACAAACCCGATGACTCCTAGTGCAATGGCCTGCTGTAATATCATGCCGGCAATGGTTCGGTTGCGGGTGCCAATTAATTTCAACACTGCAATTTCACGAATCTTTCCTAATGTCAGTGTGTAAATAATAAATGCTACAATTGCCGCACTTACTACTGCTAAAATCGCAAGAAACATTCCAATCTGTTTTGACGATGTAGCAATCATCTTGCCAATCAGAATGCCTTCCATATCCTCGCGCGTATAAACCGTCAATCGCTTCCACCTTTCGATTGCCTGAGCAACCTCTTCGGGTGAATAGCCATTTTTAACCTGCACCAGAACCGAGTTAACGTATGGATTATTGGTCTGTGATTTATTTAGAGCCTCCAGTAATCCCGGCGTACCCGGCTGAGAAAATTCTGGGTTTTGTGCATTACGGCGGCGTTGCTCGAGGATGGCATCATTGTCCTTTAAGAACTGGGCTTCCTGTGCATCTTTAAGGGGAATAAAGACCATAGGGTCACCGTTTGATGACACCATCCTGCGAGTCAAGCCTACAACCTTATATTGATTACGACGGATCTGTAGCGTATCGCCCACTTTAAAACCTGTTGCTATATCAGCTACAGCTTCATAGTGGCCGCGGGTAATTTGTCTACCATCAATTAAATATGGCGGCCAACCTGGTTGACCGGGCTGCCCTGCAGCAATACCTGAAATCATGCTACGCACATCTCGATCACCATGCCTGACCTGCATCGTCAGGTAAGTGACATTGGCAGTACGCGCGACTCCGGGCATACTCTGAATGCCACGCCATTCGTCGTCATAGATGCTGGATGATTCTGCATAGGGCCCGAGCGTATTTTTTTGTACCACCCAAAGATCAGCGCCACTGTTATCCAGCAATACTTTGGCATCATCGACCATGCCGCGATATACGCCTGCCATAATTAGAGTCACCCCTATTAACAGACCAAGACCAAAGCCTGTGAACACAAACTTGCCCCAGGAATGCAGAATGTCACGACCAGCCAGACTGATCATTTTGCTTCACCAGCCAGTTGTTCGACCATTTTGATACGGCTATTGGCAGCCAGCGCTTTTTCGCTATAAAGCACCACAGAATCACCCACCGACAGTCCGCTTTTAATCTCCACCAGGCCGTCTAAACCTGTGGCTCCAATAGAAACAGGAGCATACTCAAGATCACCATCAACAATCTTCCAGACACCCAGCTCACCATCAATTCGTTTTAATGCCGCATTAGGTATCACTGCATTGGCAGGCAATGCCTCCATCTCAATGGTTACTTCCGCCAACTCTCCGATTGGGGGCAATGGTTCAGGTAAATCGTCAAAAGTTATCTTGGCCAAGAACTCTTCCGTTACAACATCAGCAATAGGTTCAACTCGATAAATTTCACCGAGCAATTCCTGATTGGATTTGGAGCGCAACTTGATATGAGCTTTTAACCCTGTATTCAGTCCTGTTGCGTGAATTTGATCAAAGCGTACATTCAACCAGATATCCGAAGGGTTAATGATTTCTAAAACCGGCTGCCCAGCAACTACCGTTGTGCCAGGTTCAGCACCTCTGCTAACTATAAATCCATCCACCGGACTAATCAGTTCCAGATTATATTGCTGCGCCTTCATCGCTTCCTGCTCGGCTTCTTGTCGCAACAACTCCTGCTTAGCGGCAGCAAGGCCTGCTTCTGCAACCCGAAATTCTTGCTCTTTTAGCGCAAACTGTTCTTCACTAATGGAGTCACTTGCCAGCAATTTCTGGTATCGCTCAAACTGATTATTAGCAAATTGATACCGGCTCTGCGCCTCGGCTAACTGAGCTTTTGAACGCATCAAGGCCGATTGCTGGGCTTGCATCCGCTGTTCTAAATCCACCGGGTCCATAACACCCAGTAATTGCCCTTTTGATACCTGTTCACCAATATCAACTTCGAGCATTTTTACTCTTCCTGGCACCGTTGGCCCAACTTTATAACGGTAGCGTGCTTCAACAGTGCCAATGCCGAATAAGGCCGGCGAAATGCTTGCCTGAGTCACTTTCGTTTCGGTGACTAAAATCGGAGAAAGGGGACCTGAGCGCAGAATCACATAGAAGAATAGCAGTGCTAGCGGCAGCATAATTGCTACCAATGCGATTGTGCGCTTGTGTTCAAATAGCTTACTAAGCCGAATACTCTTAAGAAATGTCTGCTTCATTGTTGACCTCGTATACCGCGCTGATAGATGGCAAAGACTCCCGGTGCATCCTTGCGCATTTTCTTAACATCGCCAGCCAGCAAGGACTGCATGACCAAACCCTGAATGGTGCCGATAAAAAGCAATGACGCTGACTCTGTATCGAGTTCAGGATCAAAATCACCTGCTTTAACGCCTTCGTCCAGCAGCGCTTTTAACTTTACGCTATAACCTTTGATCATTAGCTGGACCATTCGCTTTGGTGCACTATCGTTAGCAGCCTGCAATTCACCAAACAGCATTCGAGGAACACCCGGATGCTTACAGACGAAATCAACATGGGCCATAAACATGGCCTCTAGAGCTAGCTCGGGTGATGATTGTTTACTAATTGCCTTGTCAATACGAGCCAATAACCGCTTTGATACCCACTCCATAACTGATTCCAGAATGGCTTCTTTATTGGGGAAGTGACGAAATAAGGCACCTTGCGTTACCCCCATTCGCTTAGCAATCGCTGCAGTAGTAATCTCGCTAGGGTTTTGCTC
Coding sequences:
- a CDS encoding ABC transporter ATP-binding protein, with the translated sequence MSGKGIRIEGLRKRYGSGDTAVDALKEVDMVVAPGEVVGLIGPSGSGKSTLLKCLGAVIEPSAGTMILGDEVIYDDEWKVRDIRALRRDKIGFVFQAPYLIPFLDVTDNVALPPMLAGVANKQARSSALALLEALDVQHRAKAMPSQLSGGEQQRVAIARGLVNRPPVILADEPTAPLDSERALAVIKILNDMAKKFETAIIVVTHDEKIIPTFKRIYHIRDGVTYEEKGEGRAFDI
- a CDS encoding ABC transporter permease, whose translation is MISLAGRDILHSWGKFVFTGFGLGLLIGVTLIMAGVYRGMVDDAKVLLDNSGADLWVVQKNTLGPYAESSSIYDDEWRGIQSMPGVARTANVTYLTMQVRHGDRDVRSMISGIAAGQPGQPGWPPYLIDGRQITRGHYEAVADIATGFKVGDTLQIRRNQYKVVGLTRRMVSSNGDPMVFIPLKDAQEAQFLKDNDAILEQRRRNAQNPEFSQPGTPGLLEALNKSQTNNPYVNSVLVQVKNGYSPEEVAQAIERWKRLTVYTREDMEGILIGKMIATSSKQIGMFLAILAVVSAAIVAFIIYTLTLGKIREIAVLKLIGTRNRTIAGMILQQAIALGVIGFVVGKISATFGAPAFPKYVLLEPMDSAAGFVAVVIICILSSIIAIRAALKVDPAEAVGG
- a CDS encoding efflux RND transporter periplasmic adaptor subunit, translating into MKQTFLKSIRLSKLFEHKRTIALVAIMLPLALLFFYVILRSGPLSPILVTETKVTQASISPALFGIGTVEARYRYKVGPTVPGRVKMLEVDIGEQVSKGQLLGVMDPVDLEQRMQAQQSALMRSKAQLAEAQSRYQFANNQFERYQKLLASDSISEEQFALKEQEFRVAEAGLAAAKQELLRQEAEQEAMKAQQYNLELISPVDGFIVSRGAEPGTTVVAGQPVLEIINPSDIWLNVRFDQIHATGLNTGLKAHIKLRSKSNQELLGEIYRVEPIADVVTEEFLAKITFDDLPEPLPPIGELAEVTIEMEALPANAVIPNAALKRIDGELGVWKIVDGDLEYAPVSIGATGLDGLVEIKSGLSVGDSVVLYSEKALAANSRIKMVEQLAGEAK
- a CDS encoding TetR/AcrR family transcriptional regulator is translated as MKASSKNLKADERREVTVETVVELAGEQNPSEITTAAIAKRMGVTQGALFRHFPNKEAILESVMEWVSKRLLARIDKAISKQSSPELALEAMFMAHVDFVCKHPGVPRMLFGELQAANDSAPKRMVQLMIKGYSVKLKALLDEGVKAGDFDPELDTESASLLFIGTIQGLVMQSLLAGDVKKMRKDAPGVFAIYQRGIRGQQ